In a genomic window of Anser cygnoides isolate HZ-2024a breed goose chromosome 28, Taihu_goose_T2T_genome, whole genome shotgun sequence:
- the LOC136787053 gene encoding salivary glue protein Sgs-3-like — protein MGSPKTTNFSMDLWGTPKPPHFDGPMGSPETNHGPMGHPETTNGSRPFGTPRNCREPPQIPQGPPSCGAPPWVALPAGAPRFLPAPRSRCPPPTAAAPKGPRDMWGLPLARLATALCALLATRLTAQDPSVATTKDHQVATATFTASAPVATEDQQLATTGALPETSPRASQRPKSHLGDLVATTEDHQDPVAGSRPALKSGGGHHEGPEATSSHHHAVMEATLWMTTVATTGGHQPMVEPTVDRQVVGDLTSHQPPLEATSGHRQEVLATTEAQMTSWVPMGHQPTLEATTSHDLIVETTSEDQRTSLVFTSQQPTLVATGGHQPSWKTTVGHQPTLTTTVGHQSPWKTTVGYQSPSKTTVGHKSPWKPTQGHQPPRKTTVGHHPTPVATVSHQPTLEATAGHHPTPTTTKLLMAHPGVTPAPQSGSWRWLLVAAVVAMLAATMLLAWWHCHRRRHSGSTSFGPWAGPALVAEDDGGGGTATVTQPLVATVATMQQEPTLSTFRATSGSMAMEELPGPKGEEAPANGDPGAQATPPT, from the exons ATGGggagccccaaaaccaccaactTCTCTATGGACCTATGGGGCACCCCGAAACCACCACACTTTGATGGACCTATGGGGAGCCCCGAAACCAACCACGGACCTATGGGGCACCCCGAAACCACCAACGGCTCCCGGCCCTTTGGGACGCCCCGAAACTGCCGcgagcccccccaaatcccgcAGGGGCCCCCAAGCTGTGGGGCCCCGCCCTGGGTGGCGCTTCCTGCCGGCGCTCCCCGCTTCCTGCCCGCGCCGCGCTCGCGCTGTCCCCCACCAACGGCTGCGGCCCCGAAG GGACCCCGGGACATGTGGGGCCTCCCCCTGGCTCGCTTGGCCACCGCCCTCTGCGCCCTCCTGGCCACCCGCCTCACCGCCCAGGACCCCTCCGTGGCCACCACCAAGGACCACCAGGTGGCCACCGCCACCTTCACCGCTTCTGCCCCAGTGGCCACTGAGGACCAGCAGCTGGCCACCACCGGGGCGCTACCGGAGACCAGCCCGAGGGCGTCCCAGCGGCCCAAGAGTCACCTCGGGGACCTGGTGGCCACCACCGAGGACCACCAGGACCCCGTGGCTGGCTCCCGACCAGCTTTGAAGAGCGGCGGTGGCCACCACGAGGGGCCGGAGGCCACCAGTAGCCACCACCATGCCGTCATGGAGGCCACCCTTTGGATGACCACGGTGGCCACCACCGGTGGCCACCAACCGATGGTGGAGCCCACTGTTGATCGCCAAGTTGTCGGGGACCTCACCAGTCACCAGCCACCCTTGGAGGCCACCAGTGGCCACCGGCAGGAGGTGCTGGCCACCACTGAAGCCCAAATGACCTCATGGGTCCCCATGGGCCACCAGCCAACGTTGGAGGCCACCACCAGCCATGACCTGATTGTGGAGACCACCAGTGAAGACCAAAGGACCTCCTTGGTCTTCACTAGCCAACAGCCAACGTTAGTGGCCACAGGTGGCCACCAACCATCTTGGAAGACCACCGTTGGCCACCAACCAACTTTGACGACCACCGTTGGCCACCAATCACCTTGGAAGACCACCGTTGGCTACCAATCGCCTTCGAAGACCACCGTTGGCCACAAATCACCTTGGAAGCCCACCCAAGGCCACCAACCACCTCGGAAGACCACCGTTGGCCACCACCCAACCCCGGTGGCCACCGTCAGCCACCAGCCAACCCTTGAGGCCACCGCTGGCCACCACCCAACCCCGACGACCACCAAGCTCCTCATGGCCCACCCGGGGGTGACGCCGGCCCCCCAGAGCGGCTCGTGGCGCTGGCTACTGGTAGCCGCGGTGGTGGCCATGCTGGCGGCCACCATGTTGCTGGCCTGGTGGCATTGCCACCGCCGGCGCCACTCGGGCTCCACGTCCTTCGGGCCGTGGGCCGGCCCGGCCTTGGTGGCCGAGGACGATGGCGGCGGTGGCACGGCCACGGTGACGCAGCCGCTGGTGGCCACCGTGGCCACCATGCAGCAGGAGCCCACGCTCAGCACCTTCCGGGCCACCTCCGGCTCCATGGCCATGGAGGAGCTGCCAGGACCCAAAGGGGAAGAAGCCCCGGCCAATGGGGATCCTGGGgctcaggccacgccccctacTTAG
- the LOC136787054 gene encoding uncharacterized protein translates to MPSLLEGAVELLHPLLHVAWGVLAPPGAGRWYFLLALRLLAIVFARSAWRGPPHDLVCAWDPPVAPAPPPGLRRLCATLCYNQHFAAPMGALWSFSFLLALLPITLLRLLQPPARGEGAKMAAERRGEGGEAAAEGGGLELCDEAARRGGDTPDMAAERGAGAVGGGERRGSGGGRGAGGKMAAGRERGEERAALMGAARFPAARRPRPGGEAKMAAWQRPAGKAKMADGDHVTGDLKMANWSRPSGKSKMADEGHVTEDLKMANWSLPSGKSKMADEGHVTKEPNRDDWSHPRAKFKMADGDHMTEELKMANWSLPRARSKMADEHHVTEDPNMATWWPTTESKMAAWCHVTEDPNMTNWSLPRARSKMADEHHVIEDPSVATCCLATQPKMAACCLATNPKMADEHHVTEDPTMAAWSPYPAANRAAPRGHVTAPPKMASGRCRACLRAAAAAILAAAEGGFLWAVFSCQLPALTAAPIGCRPPGPAPCPPLACALPAPADKMAALMGLALSAAASLIAVMAAAGMAANGVLRGRG, encoded by the exons ATGCCGTCGCTCCTGGAGGGGGCGGTGGAGCTGCTGCaccccctgctccacgtggccTGGGGGGTGCTGGCCCCGCCGGGGGCCGGCCGCTGGTACTTCCTCCTCGCCCTGCGCCTCCTCGCCATCGTCTTCGCCCGCTCCGCCTGGCGGGGCCCCCCCCACGACCTGGTGTGCGCCTGGGACCCCCCCGtcgcccccgcgccccccccgggcctgCGGCGCCTCTGCGCCACCCTCTGTTACAACCAGCACTTCGCCGCCCCCATGGGCGCCCTCTGgagcttctccttcctcctcgccctcctccccatcaccctcctccgcctcctgcagccccccgcccgCGGGGAGGGCGCCAAGATGGCCGCCGAGCGGCGAGGGGAAGGCGGCGAGGCGGCCGCCGAAGGCGGGGGGCTCGAGCTCTGCGACGAGGCCGCCCGGCGCGGGGGGGACACGCCCGACATGGCCGCcgagcgcggggccggggccgtgggcggaggggagaggagagggagcggcggcgggcgaGGTGCCGGAGGCAAGATGGCCGCCGGGCGGGAGCGGGGCGAGGAGAGAGCGGCGTTGATGGGGGCGGCCCGGTTCCCGGCagcccggcggccccgcccGGGCGGGGAGGCCAAGATGGCCGCCTGGCAACGCCCGGCTGGCAAAGCCAAGATGGCCGACGGGGATCACGTGACCGGAGATCTCAAGATGGCCAATTGGAGCCGCCCAAGTGGCAAATCCAAGATGGCCGACGAGGGTCATGTGACCGAAGACCTCAAGATGGCCAATTGGAGCCTCCCAAGTGGCAAATCCAAGATGGCCGACGAGGGTCACGTGACCAAGGAGCCCAATAGGGAT GACTGGAGCCACCCGAGGGCCAAATTCAAGATGGCCGATGGGGATCACATGACCGAGGAGCTCAAGATGGCCAATTGGAGCCTCCCAAGGGCCAGATCCAAGATGGCCGACGAGCATCATGTGACCGAAGACCCCAACATGGCCACCTGGTGGCCGACTACCGAATCCAAGATGGCCGCCTGGTGTCACGTGACCGAAGACCCCAACATGACCAATTGGAGCCTCCCAAGGGCCAGATCCAAGATGGCCGACGAGCATCACGTGATCGAAGACCCCAGCGTGGCCACCTGTTGCCTAGCAACCCAACCCAAGATGGCCGCCTGCTGCCTAGCAACCAACCCCAAGATGGCCGACGAGCATCACGTGACCGAGGACCCCACCATGGCCGCCTGGTCCCCCTACCCTGCAGCCAACCGGGCCGCCCCCCGCGGTCACGTGACCGCCCCGCCCAAGATGGCCTCCGGGCGGTGCCGGGCCTGcctgcgggcggcggcggcggccatcTTGGCGGCGGCTGAGGGCGGCTTCCTGTGGGcggtgtttagctgccagctccCCGCCCTCACGGCCGCTCCCATTGGCTgccgccccccgggccccgccccctgcccgcccctgGCCTGCGCCCTCCCCGCCCCTGCCGACAAGATGGCCGCCCTCATGGGCCTCGCCCTATCGGCCGCCGCCTCCCTCATCGCTGTCATGGCCGCCGCCGGGATGGCGGCCAATGGGGTgctgagggggcggggctag
- the PRF1 gene encoding LOW QUALITY PROTEIN: perforin-1 (The sequence of the model RefSeq protein was modified relative to this genomic sequence to represent the inferred CDS: deleted 1 base in 1 codon), whose translation MSPPHRPSPSPPLLALLTLLLCPPSRPHCHRATGRACDVPLVPGTDILGLGLDVTTLSPTEGQALDISGPPETPKGPCVICRDPLHDGRPLRLPPGAGKWRAGRKCKAKTAVAEGTSAVGRMVAKVEEVAQGWRVGLGTAVKPGAGVAVAVAGSHSRVAEFGMQRQREDRYSFASNEVHCVHYWISASNPPRPSPHFLRAVKALPPHFTPDTAADYGELLAAYGTHYIQSAQLGGRLRAVTAIRTCQATAAGLSTQEVADCLKVEMAANAGPVQFQAMAKACKRARASNRANASFNEVFSERLVEVEGGEEHGDLLYGRPEAYTKWLQGLPRLPGLVASNVRPLHTLVPKSDKRRGALRAAIGHYIAWRALRLNCSQACTGGRHLVGPCQCSCTANAAVTTGCCSRHRGMAQVTVLVQEGQGWQGDLFSATDAYVRVFLGGRRAQTAPVWNNNHPKWRARLDLGMLDLVPGAVLKLEVWDRDNGWDDDRLGTCTEPVEAGRTREVVCFAGKGHLKFSYLAACGPALGGAPCQDYVPQPPRTNGGLYHLSHWPPRAGDGPVTWPTQEEQEDEEEDEGESLHGDFGESLGGSWDEDESWEDLGDVEDGDGEAASGLPEARAGSREASAEVDSSPGLQDPSFDLKKASPGLQNPNFGLREDLAELQDPSSGLEEDLLGLQEPHFGLKSSPGLQNPKFGLREDLEELQDPSSGSGEGPPAPQLGPPTP comes from the exons atgtcccccccccaccgcccctcCCCCTCGCCGCCCCTCCTGGCCCTCCTCaccctcctcctctgccccccgtcccgtccccacTGCCACCGTGCCACCGGGCGGGCCTGCGACGTCCCCCTGGTCCCCGGCACCGACATCTTGGGCCTGGGGCTGGACGTCACCACCTTGTCCCCAACGGAGGGACAAGCCCTGGACATCTCGGgaccccccgagacccccaagGGACCGTGCGTTATCTGCCGGGACCCCTTACACGACGGTCGCCCCCTCCGGCTCCCCCCGGGGGCCGGGAAGTGGCGGGCGGGTCGCAAGTGCAAGGCGAAGACCGCGGTGGCCGAGGGGACGTCGGCGGTGGGGAGGATGGTGGCCAaggtggaggaggtggcccAGGGCTGGCGGGTGGGCTTGGGGACGGCGGTGAAGCCGGGGGCCGGGGTGGCCGTGGCGGTGGCCGGGTCCCACTCGCGGGTGGCCGAGTTCGGGATGCAGCGGCAGCGGGAGGACCGCTACAGCTTCGCCAGCAACGAGGTGCACTGCGTGCACTACTG gatctCGGCCTCCAACCCTCCCCGTCCGTCCCCCCACTTCCTGCGAGCCGTGAAGGCATTGCCCCCCCACTTCACCCCGGACACCGCCGCCGACTACGGCGAGCTCCTGGCCGCCTACGGCACCCACTACATCCAGTCGGCCCAACTGGGGGGCCGCCTGCGCGCCGTCACCGCCATCCGCACCTGCCAGGCCACCGCGGCAGGGCTGAGCACCCAGGAAGTGGCCGACTGCTTGAAGGTGGAAATGGCCGCCAACGCCGGTCCCGTCCAGTTCCAAGCCATGGCCAAGGCCTGCAAGAGAGCCCGGGCAAGCAACCGAGCCAACGCCAGCTTCAACGAGGTCTTCAGTGAGCGCTTGGTGGAGGTGGAAGGCGGCGAGGAGCACGGCGACCTACTCTACGGTAGGCCCGAGGCCTACACAAAATGGCTGCAGGGCCTGCCCCGCCTCCCCGGCCTGGTGGCGTCCAACGTCCGGCCTCTCCACACCCTCGTGCCCAAATCCGACAAGCGGCGCGGGGCGTTACGGGCGGCCATCGGGCACTACATCGCCTGGCGGGCCTTGCGGCTCAACTGCAGCCAGGCCTGCACCGGCGGCCGCCATCTTGTGGGCCCCTGCCAATGCAGTTGCACGGCCAACGCCGCCGTCACCACCGGCTGCTGCTCGCGGCACCGGGGCATGGCGCAGGTGACGGTGCTGGTGCAGGAAGGgcaggggtggcagggggacCTCTTTTCGGCCACCGACGCCTACGTCCGGGTGTTTCTGGGAGGCCGGCGGGCGCAGACGGCGCCGGTGTGGAACAACAACCACCCGAAATGGCGGGCGCGCTTGGATCTGGGGATGCTCGACCTCGTCCCCGGCGCCGTCCTGAAGTTGGAGGTGTGGGACCGCGACAACGGGTGGGACGACGACCGCCTGGGGACCTGCACGGAGCCCGTGGAGGCTGGGCGGACCCGCGAGGTTGTCTGCTTCGCCGGGAAAGGCCACCTCAAGTTCAGCTACCTGGCAGCATGCGGGCCAGCTCTGGGGGGGGCCCCT TGCCAGGACTacgtcccgcagcccccccggacCAACGGGGGCCTCTACCACCTCTCCCACTGGCCACCGAGGGCCGGTGATGGCCCCGTGACTTGGCCCACCCAAGAGGAACAGGAGGACGAGGAAGAGGACGAAGGCGAGAGCCTCCACGGGGACTTTGGGGAgtccctggggggctcctgggacGAGGACGAGTCGTGGGAGGACCTCGGTGATGTGGAGGATGGAGACGGGGAGGCCGCCAGTGGCCTCCCGGAGGCTCGGGCTGGTTCGAGGGAAGCTTCCGCGGAGGTCGATTCCTCGCCTGGCCTTCAAGATCCATCTTTTGACCTCAAAAAGGCTTCTCCAGGCCTCCAAAATCCCAATTTCGGCCTCCGGGAGGATCTCGCGGAGCTCCAGGATCCATCATCGGGCCTCGAGGAGGATCTCCTGGGCCTCCAGGAGCCCCATTTTGGCCTCAAATCTTCTCCAGGCCTCCAAAATCCCAAATTTGGCCTCCGGGAGGATCTTGAGGAGCTCCAGGATCCATCTTCTGGCTCCGGAGAAGGGCCTCCAGCCCCCCAACTTGGTCCTCCAACCCCCTAA